From Chiroxiphia lanceolata isolate bChiLan1 chromosome 11, bChiLan1.pri, whole genome shotgun sequence, the proteins below share one genomic window:
- the IL17RD gene encoding interleukin-17 receptor D isoform X1: MAPGLPLGSVLLALAAWLGGPRLGAATGAASGRRGPAADACGGRGLSSVTKNNGLLNITFKYDNCTPYLNSVGRHVIGDVQNITISQYACQEQVAVMILWTANAIGIEYLKGFRVILEELKSEGRQCQQMVLKDPKQLSPGFKRTGMESQPFVNLKFETDYFVKIVPFPSIKNESNYHPFFFRTRPCELLLQPENLVCKPYWKPRNVNVTQQGFNMQVSFDHAPHNFGFRYYFLHYKLKHEGPFKQKTCKQEQNTDTTSCVLQNVSPGDYIIELVDDTNTTRKTMHYALKPVHSPWAGPIRAIAITVPLVVISAFATLFTVMCRKKQQENIYSHLDEESSESSAYAAGLHVERLRPRPKVFICYSNKDCQKHINVIQCFAYFLQDFCGCEVALDLWEDLKNCKEDQKEWLVKKMNESQFIIIVCSKGMKYFVEKKNWKHRGVTKDAGKGELFLFAVLTVAEKLRQAKQNSADLCKFIAVYFDYSCEGDIPAILDLSTKYKLMDNLPQLYSHLHSRDLSGQDSEVFPVNISKRNYFRSKSGRSLYVAICNMHQFIDQEPDWFEKQFIPFPPPSLHYSEPVMEKFDSGLVLNDLVNKQVMDGDFYLKTDVNIISAGNSDSHCIIQHLNLGEDIETQDIQGGGSSVLQPLLHVVKASKDMPRDSGIYDSSVPSSELSLPLMEGLLTDQMETSSITGSVSSSSGLGEEEPPVITATKFLVPGICKAELHCHIHTDELQAIAPL; this comes from the exons GGCCTGTCATCAGTGACAAAGAACAACGGACTACTCAATATCACCTTTAAATATGACA ACTGTACACCTTACCTGAACTCAGTGGGCAGACACGTGATCGGGGACGTGCAGAACATCACTATCAGTCAGTATGCCTGCCAGGAACAGGTTGCTGTGATGATACTTTGGACAGCAAATGCCATTG GGATTGAATACCTGAAAGGATTTCGAGTAATACTTGAGGAGTTAAAATCAGAGGGAAGACAATGCCAGCAGATGGTTTTAAAAGATCCaaagcagctcagccctggtTTTAAGCGAACA GGAATGGAATCCCAGCCCTTTGTAAATTTGAAGTTTGAAACAGATTACTTTGTAAAGattgttccttttccttctattaaaaatgaaagtaattatCACCCATTTTTCTTCCGAACCAGAC CATGTGAATTGTTGCTACAGCCAGAAAACCTTGTCTGCAAACCTT ACTGGAAGCCAAGGAATGTGAATGTTACCCAGCAGGGTTTTAACATGCAAGTGTCCTTTGATCATGCACCTCACAACTTCGGGTTTAGATATTACTTTCTTCACTACAAACTCAAGCATGAAGGGCCATTTAAGCAAAAGACCTGCAAACAG GAGCAAAACACAGACACTACAAGTTGTGTTCTCCAAAACGTATCTCCAGGGGATTATATAATTGAG CTGGTTGATGACACCAATACAACAAGGAAAACAATGCACTATGCGCTAAAACCAG TGCATTCCCCGTGGGCTGGACCGATCAGAGCCATTGCCATCACAGTCCCTTTAGTTGTCATTTCAGCATTTGCAACCCTTTTCACAGTGATGTGCCGCAAGAAACAGCAAG aaaatatatattcccATCTAGATGAGGAGAGCTCAGAATCTTCAGCATATGCTGCAGGTCTCCATGTGGAAAGACTTCGTCCCCGGCCAAAAGTGTTCATCTGCTATTCCAATAAAGATTGCCAGAAACACATTAATGTCATCCAGtgctttgcttattttcttcaggACTTTTGTGGCTGTGAG gtggCTCTAGATTTGTGGGAAGATCTAAAAAATTGTAAAGAAGATCAGAAGGAGTGGcttgttaaaaaaatgaatgagtcCCAGTTTATCATCATTGTATGTTCCAAAGGAATGAAATACTTTGTtgaaaaaaagaactggaagCACAGAGGGGTAACCAAAGATGCAGGAAAGGGAGAActctttctgtttgctgtgtTGACTGTTGCAGAGAAGCTTCGTCAAGCAAAGCAGAATTCAGCTGACCTGTGCAAGTTCATTGCAGTCTACTTTGATTACTCCTGTGAAGGAGACATCCCTGCTATTCTGGATCTGAGCACAAAATACAAACTCATGGACAATCTGCCTCAGCTGTATTCACATTTACACTCCAGAGATCTTAGTGGACAGGATTCAGAGGTGTTTCCCGTTAACATTAgcaaaaggaattatttcaggAGCAAATCTGGGAGGTCCCTCTATGTTGCTATTTGCAACATGCATCAGTTCATTGATCAGGAACCAGATTGGTTTGAGAAACAATTTattcccttccctccacctTCTTTACATTACTCGGAGCCTGTCATGGAAAAATTTGATTCAGGCTTGGTTTTAAATGACTTAGTGAATAAACAGGTGATGGATGGTGATTTTTACCTGAAAACAgatgtaaatattatttcagcAGGGAATTCAGACTCTCACTGTATAATTCAGCACTTAAACCTTGGAGAAGATATAGAAACTCAGGACATTCAAGGTGGTGGCAGCTCTGTTCTTCAGCCACTGTTACACGTTGTTAAAGCTTCAAAAGACATGCCTCGAGATTCTGGAATCTACGATTCCTCTGTTCCTTCATCTGAATTATCTTTACCTTTAATGGAAGGACTATTGACAGACCAAATGGAAACATCTTCCATTACAGGAAGTGTTTCTTCATCATCAGGTTTAG gGGAAGAAGAACCTCCTGTAATCACTGCTACAAAGTTCTTAGTGCCTGGAATATGTAAGGCAGAACTTCATTGCCACATCCATACTGATGAACTGCAGGCAATTGCTCCTTTATAA
- the IL17RD gene encoding interleukin-17 receptor D isoform X3, which yields MILWTANAIGIEYLKGFRVILEELKSEGRQCQQMVLKDPKQLSPGFKRTGMESQPFVNLKFETDYFVKIVPFPSIKNESNYHPFFFRTRPCELLLQPENLVCKPYWKPRNVNVTQQGFNMQVSFDHAPHNFGFRYYFLHYKLKHEGPFKQKTCKQEQNTDTTSCVLQNVSPGDYIIELVDDTNTTRKTMHYALKPENIYSHLDEESSESSAYAAGLHVERLRPRPKVFICYSNKDCQKHINVIQCFAYFLQDFCGCEVALDLWEDLKNCKEDQKEWLVKKMNESQFIIIVCSKGMKYFVEKKNWKHRGVTKDAGKGELFLFAVLTVAEKLRQAKQNSADLCKFIAVYFDYSCEGDIPAILDLSTKYKLMDNLPQLYSHLHSRDLSGQDSEVFPVNISKRNYFRSKSGRSLYVAICNMHQFIDQEPDWFEKQFIPFPPPSLHYSEPVMEKFDSGLVLNDLVNKQVMDGDFYLKTDVNIISAGNSDSHCIIQHLNLGEDIETQDIQGGGSSVLQPLLHVVKASKDMPRDSGIYDSSVPSSELSLPLMEGLLTDQMETSSITGSVSSSSGLGEEEPPVITATKFLVPGICKAELHCHIHTDELQAIAPL from the exons ATGATACTTTGGACAGCAAATGCCATTG GGATTGAATACCTGAAAGGATTTCGAGTAATACTTGAGGAGTTAAAATCAGAGGGAAGACAATGCCAGCAGATGGTTTTAAAAGATCCaaagcagctcagccctggtTTTAAGCGAACA GGAATGGAATCCCAGCCCTTTGTAAATTTGAAGTTTGAAACAGATTACTTTGTAAAGattgttccttttccttctattaaaaatgaaagtaattatCACCCATTTTTCTTCCGAACCAGAC CATGTGAATTGTTGCTACAGCCAGAAAACCTTGTCTGCAAACCTT ACTGGAAGCCAAGGAATGTGAATGTTACCCAGCAGGGTTTTAACATGCAAGTGTCCTTTGATCATGCACCTCACAACTTCGGGTTTAGATATTACTTTCTTCACTACAAACTCAAGCATGAAGGGCCATTTAAGCAAAAGACCTGCAAACAG GAGCAAAACACAGACACTACAAGTTGTGTTCTCCAAAACGTATCTCCAGGGGATTATATAATTGAG CTGGTTGATGACACCAATACAACAAGGAAAACAATGCACTATGCGCTAAAACCAG aaaatatatattcccATCTAGATGAGGAGAGCTCAGAATCTTCAGCATATGCTGCAGGTCTCCATGTGGAAAGACTTCGTCCCCGGCCAAAAGTGTTCATCTGCTATTCCAATAAAGATTGCCAGAAACACATTAATGTCATCCAGtgctttgcttattttcttcaggACTTTTGTGGCTGTGAG gtggCTCTAGATTTGTGGGAAGATCTAAAAAATTGTAAAGAAGATCAGAAGGAGTGGcttgttaaaaaaatgaatgagtcCCAGTTTATCATCATTGTATGTTCCAAAGGAATGAAATACTTTGTtgaaaaaaagaactggaagCACAGAGGGGTAACCAAAGATGCAGGAAAGGGAGAActctttctgtttgctgtgtTGACTGTTGCAGAGAAGCTTCGTCAAGCAAAGCAGAATTCAGCTGACCTGTGCAAGTTCATTGCAGTCTACTTTGATTACTCCTGTGAAGGAGACATCCCTGCTATTCTGGATCTGAGCACAAAATACAAACTCATGGACAATCTGCCTCAGCTGTATTCACATTTACACTCCAGAGATCTTAGTGGACAGGATTCAGAGGTGTTTCCCGTTAACATTAgcaaaaggaattatttcaggAGCAAATCTGGGAGGTCCCTCTATGTTGCTATTTGCAACATGCATCAGTTCATTGATCAGGAACCAGATTGGTTTGAGAAACAATTTattcccttccctccacctTCTTTACATTACTCGGAGCCTGTCATGGAAAAATTTGATTCAGGCTTGGTTTTAAATGACTTAGTGAATAAACAGGTGATGGATGGTGATTTTTACCTGAAAACAgatgtaaatattatttcagcAGGGAATTCAGACTCTCACTGTATAATTCAGCACTTAAACCTTGGAGAAGATATAGAAACTCAGGACATTCAAGGTGGTGGCAGCTCTGTTCTTCAGCCACTGTTACACGTTGTTAAAGCTTCAAAAGACATGCCTCGAGATTCTGGAATCTACGATTCCTCTGTTCCTTCATCTGAATTATCTTTACCTTTAATGGAAGGACTATTGACAGACCAAATGGAAACATCTTCCATTACAGGAAGTGTTTCTTCATCATCAGGTTTAG gGGAAGAAGAACCTCCTGTAATCACTGCTACAAAGTTCTTAGTGCCTGGAATATGTAAGGCAGAACTTCATTGCCACATCCATACTGATGAACTGCAGGCAATTGCTCCTTTATAA
- the IL17RD gene encoding interleukin-17 receptor D isoform X2, producing MILWTANAIGIEYLKGFRVILEELKSEGRQCQQMVLKDPKQLSPGFKRTGMESQPFVNLKFETDYFVKIVPFPSIKNESNYHPFFFRTRPCELLLQPENLVCKPYWKPRNVNVTQQGFNMQVSFDHAPHNFGFRYYFLHYKLKHEGPFKQKTCKQEQNTDTTSCVLQNVSPGDYIIELVDDTNTTRKTMHYALKPVHSPWAGPIRAIAITVPLVVISAFATLFTVMCRKKQQENIYSHLDEESSESSAYAAGLHVERLRPRPKVFICYSNKDCQKHINVIQCFAYFLQDFCGCEVALDLWEDLKNCKEDQKEWLVKKMNESQFIIIVCSKGMKYFVEKKNWKHRGVTKDAGKGELFLFAVLTVAEKLRQAKQNSADLCKFIAVYFDYSCEGDIPAILDLSTKYKLMDNLPQLYSHLHSRDLSGQDSEVFPVNISKRNYFRSKSGRSLYVAICNMHQFIDQEPDWFEKQFIPFPPPSLHYSEPVMEKFDSGLVLNDLVNKQVMDGDFYLKTDVNIISAGNSDSHCIIQHLNLGEDIETQDIQGGGSSVLQPLLHVVKASKDMPRDSGIYDSSVPSSELSLPLMEGLLTDQMETSSITGSVSSSSGLGEEEPPVITATKFLVPGICKAELHCHIHTDELQAIAPL from the exons ATGATACTTTGGACAGCAAATGCCATTG GGATTGAATACCTGAAAGGATTTCGAGTAATACTTGAGGAGTTAAAATCAGAGGGAAGACAATGCCAGCAGATGGTTTTAAAAGATCCaaagcagctcagccctggtTTTAAGCGAACA GGAATGGAATCCCAGCCCTTTGTAAATTTGAAGTTTGAAACAGATTACTTTGTAAAGattgttccttttccttctattaaaaatgaaagtaattatCACCCATTTTTCTTCCGAACCAGAC CATGTGAATTGTTGCTACAGCCAGAAAACCTTGTCTGCAAACCTT ACTGGAAGCCAAGGAATGTGAATGTTACCCAGCAGGGTTTTAACATGCAAGTGTCCTTTGATCATGCACCTCACAACTTCGGGTTTAGATATTACTTTCTTCACTACAAACTCAAGCATGAAGGGCCATTTAAGCAAAAGACCTGCAAACAG GAGCAAAACACAGACACTACAAGTTGTGTTCTCCAAAACGTATCTCCAGGGGATTATATAATTGAG CTGGTTGATGACACCAATACAACAAGGAAAACAATGCACTATGCGCTAAAACCAG TGCATTCCCCGTGGGCTGGACCGATCAGAGCCATTGCCATCACAGTCCCTTTAGTTGTCATTTCAGCATTTGCAACCCTTTTCACAGTGATGTGCCGCAAGAAACAGCAAG aaaatatatattcccATCTAGATGAGGAGAGCTCAGAATCTTCAGCATATGCTGCAGGTCTCCATGTGGAAAGACTTCGTCCCCGGCCAAAAGTGTTCATCTGCTATTCCAATAAAGATTGCCAGAAACACATTAATGTCATCCAGtgctttgcttattttcttcaggACTTTTGTGGCTGTGAG gtggCTCTAGATTTGTGGGAAGATCTAAAAAATTGTAAAGAAGATCAGAAGGAGTGGcttgttaaaaaaatgaatgagtcCCAGTTTATCATCATTGTATGTTCCAAAGGAATGAAATACTTTGTtgaaaaaaagaactggaagCACAGAGGGGTAACCAAAGATGCAGGAAAGGGAGAActctttctgtttgctgtgtTGACTGTTGCAGAGAAGCTTCGTCAAGCAAAGCAGAATTCAGCTGACCTGTGCAAGTTCATTGCAGTCTACTTTGATTACTCCTGTGAAGGAGACATCCCTGCTATTCTGGATCTGAGCACAAAATACAAACTCATGGACAATCTGCCTCAGCTGTATTCACATTTACACTCCAGAGATCTTAGTGGACAGGATTCAGAGGTGTTTCCCGTTAACATTAgcaaaaggaattatttcaggAGCAAATCTGGGAGGTCCCTCTATGTTGCTATTTGCAACATGCATCAGTTCATTGATCAGGAACCAGATTGGTTTGAGAAACAATTTattcccttccctccacctTCTTTACATTACTCGGAGCCTGTCATGGAAAAATTTGATTCAGGCTTGGTTTTAAATGACTTAGTGAATAAACAGGTGATGGATGGTGATTTTTACCTGAAAACAgatgtaaatattatttcagcAGGGAATTCAGACTCTCACTGTATAATTCAGCACTTAAACCTTGGAGAAGATATAGAAACTCAGGACATTCAAGGTGGTGGCAGCTCTGTTCTTCAGCCACTGTTACACGTTGTTAAAGCTTCAAAAGACATGCCTCGAGATTCTGGAATCTACGATTCCTCTGTTCCTTCATCTGAATTATCTTTACCTTTAATGGAAGGACTATTGACAGACCAAATGGAAACATCTTCCATTACAGGAAGTGTTTCTTCATCATCAGGTTTAG gGGAAGAAGAACCTCCTGTAATCACTGCTACAAAGTTCTTAGTGCCTGGAATATGTAAGGCAGAACTTCATTGCCACATCCATACTGATGAACTGCAGGCAATTGCTCCTTTATAA